One Pleurocapsa sp. PCC 7327 DNA segment encodes these proteins:
- a CDS encoding tetratricopeptide repeat protein, with amino-acid sequence MSTYSTPLLGLTAILVGLASACTFLSPSETGQTNSQLIQVNSVELVQRGIEKTQGGDYKGASEDFTKALKINSNDADAYFNRGFAYSQLGEAEKAIADFTRALKLDPNFIEAYVNRANIYLQSGDYKNAIADARAALKLNPNEPFAHNTLGLVYLNTGDSKGADFELSQVIASNPEYAEAYYNRALARWDLGNREGAILDFKQAAEIFKQQGNTEAYQAVQNRLASLKQKDAKIR; translated from the coding sequence ATGTCTACCTATTCCACTCCTTTGCTAGGTCTGACGGCTATTCTGGTTGGTCTGGCAAGTGCCTGTACCTTTCTATCGCCTAGCGAAACCGGGCAGACTAATAGTCAGCTTATCCAAGTCAATTCCGTAGAGCTAGTCCAACGGGGAATCGAAAAAACCCAAGGCGGCGACTATAAAGGAGCAAGCGAAGACTTTACCAAAGCCCTGAAAATTAATAGTAATGATGCAGACGCTTATTTCAACCGAGGTTTTGCCTACAGTCAATTGGGAGAAGCCGAGAAAGCGATCGCCGATTTTACTAGAGCCTTGAAACTCGATCCCAACTTTATCGAGGCTTACGTTAACCGAGCCAATATCTACTTACAATCGGGAGATTACAAAAACGCGATCGCCGATGCTCGGGCAGCACTTAAACTGAATCCTAACGAACCCTTTGCCCATAATACTTTGGGTCTCGTCTATTTGAATACAGGAGACAGCAAAGGCGCTGACTTTGAACTTTCTCAAGTTATTGCTAGCAATCCAGAATATGCGGAAGCTTATTACAATCGTGCCCTCGCTCGTTGGGATTTAGGCAATCGAGAAGGTGCTATCCTCGATTTTAAGCAAGCCGCCGAGATTTTCAAGCAACAGGGAAACACAGAAGCCTATCAAGCCGTACAAAATCGGCTTGCCTCGCTGAAGCAAAAAGATGCAAAAATTCGATGA